One region of Macadamia integrifolia cultivar HAES 741 chromosome 11, SCU_Mint_v3, whole genome shotgun sequence genomic DNA includes:
- the LOC122093602 gene encoding DNA-directed RNA polymerase II subunit RPB2-like: protein MSGEDNDHTIPDEEEEITQEDAWTVISAYFEEKGLVRQQLDSFDEFIQNSMQEIVDESADIEIQPVSQHNPGRQPDFLETIYKISFGQIYLSKPMMTESDGETTTLFPKAARLRNLTYSAPLYVDVTKRIMKKGHDCEEVTETQEFTKVFIGKVPIMLRSSYCTLYQNSEKDLTELGECPYDQGGYFIINGSEKVLIAQEKMSTNHVYVFKKRQPNKYAYVAEVRSMAESQNRPPSSMFVRMLSRASAKGGSSGQYIRATLPYVRTEIPIIIVFRALGFVADKDILEHICYDFSDTPMMELLRPSLEEAFVIQSQQVALDYIGKRTNQVRVVTREMRIQYAKDILQKAMLPHVGVGEYCETKKAYYFGYIIHRLLLCALGRRAEDDRDHYGNKRLDLAGPLLGGLFRMLFRKLMKDVEKYVQKCVDNGKDVNLQFAIKAKTITSGLKYSLATGNWGQANSAGTRAGVSQVLNRLTYASTLSHLRRLNSPIGREGKLAKPRQLHNSHWGMMCPAETPEGQACGLVKNLALMVYITVGSAANPILDFLEEWSTENFEEISPAVIPQATKIFVNGCWVGIHRNPELLVTTLRQLRRQVDVNTEVGVIRDINLKELRLYTDYGRCSRPLFIVDKQRLLIKKQDVRALQQRESPDEGGWHDLVAKGFIEYIDTEEEETTMISMTINDLITARLHPEEAYSDTYTHCEIHPSLILGVCASIIPFPDHNQSPRNTYQSAMGKQAMGIYVTNYQLRMDTLAYVLYYPQKPLVTTRAMEHLHFRQLPAGINSIVAISCYSGYNQEDSVIMNQSSIDRGFFRSLFFRSYRDEEKKMGTLIKEEFGRPNRENTMGMRHGSYDKLDDDGLALPGTRVSGEDVIIGKTTPIAQDESQGQASRYTRRDHSTSLRHSESGMVDQVLLTTNADGLRFVKVRMRSVRIPQIGDKFSSRHGQKGTVGMTYTQEDMPWTVEGISPDIIVNPHAIPSRMTIGQLIECIMGKVAAHMGKEGDATPFTDVTVDNISKALHKCGYQMRGFETMYNGHTGRRLTSMIFLGPTYYQRLKHMVDDKIHSRGRGPVQILTRQPAEGRSRDGGLRFGEMERDCMIAHGAAHFLKERLVDQSDAYRVHVCERCGLIAIANLKKNSFECRGCKNKTDIVQVRIPYACKLLFQELMSMAIAPRMLTSELKAIKDGKKVVLNR, encoded by the exons ATGTCCGGGGAAGACAATGATCATACTATTCCCGACGAAGAAGAGGAGATTACGCAGGAAGATGCGTGGACTGTCATCAGTGCTTACTTCGAAGAGAAAGGTCTCGTGCGTCAACAGCTCGATTCTTTCGATGAGTTTATCCAGAACAGCATGCAGGAAATAGTTGATGAGTCTGCTGATATTGAGATTCAACCAGTGTCTCAGCATAATCCCGGCCGTCAGCCCGATTTCCTTGAG ACTATATACAAGATCAGCTTTGGACAAATATACTTGAGTAAGCCAATGATGACAGAATCGGATGGGGAAACGACTACTTTGTTTCCCAAGGCTGCAAGGTTGAGGAACCTCACCTATTCGGCCCCCTTGTATGTGGATGTCACAAAACGAATCATGAAGAAAGGGCACGATTGTGAAGAAGTAACTGAGACGCAAGAGTTCACTAAAGTCTTCATTGGAAAG GTTCCTATAATGCTCCGGTCAAGTTATTGTACATTATATCAGAATTCAGAGAAAGATCTAACAGAGCTTGGGGAGTGCCCATATGATCAGGGTGGATACTTTATCATTAATGGAAGTGAAAAGGTTTTGATTGCGCAGGAGAAGATGAGCACAAATCATGTGTACGTGTTTAAGAAGAGGCAGCCTAACAAGTATGCCTATGTGGCTGAGGTCCGTTCAATGGCGGAATCTCAGAACAGGCCGCCCAGCAGTATGTTTGTGCGGATGCTTTCTCGGGCTAGTGCCAAAGGG GGTTCCTCTGGACAGTACATTCGTGCTACCCTTCCATATGTCCGAACAGAAATCCCAATAATTATTGTATTTAGGGCCCTAGGATTTGTTGCTGATAAAGATATATTAGAGCACATATGCTATGACTTCTCTGACACTCCGATGATGGAGTTGCTTCGGCCGTCCTTGGAAGAAGCATTTGTGATCCAGAGTCAACAG GTTGCATTGGATTACATTGGGAAGAGAACTAATCAAGTGCGTGTCgtcacaagggaaatgaggattca GTATGCCAAAGATATCCTTCAGAAAGCAATGCTTCCTCATGTTGGTGTCGGAGAATATTGTGAAACGAAGAAGGCTTATTATTTTGG TTACATCATTCACAGGCTTCTGCTATGTGCACTTGGCCGGAGGGCAGAAGATGATAGGGATCATTATGGCAACAAGAGGCTAGACCTTGCTGGACCTTTGCTTGGAGGCCTGTTCCGCATG TTGTTCAGAAAGTTGATGAAGGACGTTGAAAAGTATGTTCAGAAG TGTGTTGATAATGGGAAGGATGTTAACTTGCAATTTGCTATAAAAGCGAAAACAATTACTAGTGGCCTTAAATATTCCCTTGCTACGGGAAACTGGGGACAGGCAAATTCTGCTGGTACAAGAGCTGGAGTTTCACAG GTTTTGAACCGTTTGACGTATGCGTCTACCCTGTCTCACTTGCGAAGGTTAAACTCTCCTATTGGGCGTGAAG GGAAATTGGCGAAACCCAGGCAGTTGCACAATTCCCATTGGGGGATGATGTGTCCTGCAGAAACTCCAGAAGGGCAG GCTTGTGGACTTGTGAAGAATTTGGCGCTAATGGTGTACATTACTGTGGGATCAGCAGCAAATCCCATACTTGATTTTCTAGAGGAATGGAGTACAGAAAATTTTGAG GAAATATCCCCTGCGGTTATTCCGCAAGCGACCAAAATTTTTGTCAATGGTTGCTGGGTTGGCATTCATCGTAATCCTGAGCTTTTGGTGACGACGTTGAGACAGCTGAGAAGACAG GTTGATGTCAATACTGAAGTTGGTGTTATCCGAGATATTAATTTGAAAGAGCTTCGACTTTATACTGATTATGGCCGTTGTAGCCGTCCCTTGTTTATTGTTGATAAACAAAGGCTACTTATAAAGAAACAAGATGTCCGGGCCTTGCAACAAAGG GAATCCCCAGATGAGGGTGGCTGGCATGATCTTGTGGCAAAAGGATTCATAGAGTATATAgacacagaagaagaagaaactaccATGATTTCCATGACTATTAAT GATCTTATAACTGCGAGGCTCCATCCTGAGGAAGCTTATTCCGATACTTATACTCACTGTGAAATCCATCCATCGTTGATTTTGGGTGTCTGTGCATCTATTATTCCGTTTCCTGACCATAACCAG TCCCCTCGTAATACTTACCAGTCGGCAATGGGCAAACAAGCCATGGGGATTTATGTCACAAATTACCAATTGCGAATG GATACACTGGCCTATGTGCTCTATTACCCCCAGAAGCCTCTTGTAACTACTCGTGCCATGGAGCACTTGCACTTCAGGCAGTTGCCAGCTGGAATT AATTCTATCGTTGCGATCTCCTGCTATTCTGGATATAACCAAGAAGATTCTGTTATCATGAACCAATCTTCAATAGACCGGGGATTCTTCCGATCATTGTTCTTCCGGTCATACAG GGATGAGGaaaagaagatgggaacattAATTAAGGAGGAATTTGGGCGTCCAAATAGGGAAAATACAATG GGGATGCGACATGGATCTTATGATAAATTAGACGATGATGGTCTTGCCCTTCCT GGCACAAGGGTCTCAGGTGAAGATGTTATTATTGGAAAGACAACTCCAATTGCTCAGGATGAATCTCAAGGGCAAGCTTCACGGTACACACGCCGTGATCATAGCACAAGTCTAAGGCACAGTGAAAGTGGGATGGTAGATCAG GTTCTGTTGACAACAAATGCTGATGGTTTGAGGTTTGTgaaagtaagaatgaggtccGTCCGTATACCTCAGATTGGAGACAAGTTCAGCAGTCGACATGGTCAGAAGGGAACAGTTGGTATGACATACACACAAGAAGACATGCCATGGACTGTGGAAGGAATTTCCCCAGATATTATTGTGAACCCACATGCTATTCCTTCTCGAATGACGATTGGACAGCTCATTGAGTGCATTATGGGGAAGGTTGCTGCTCACATGGGGAAGGAGGGGGATGCCACTCCTTTTACTGATGTCACA GTGGACAATATCAGCAAAGCCCTCCACAAATGTGGGTATCAGATGCGTGGTTTTGAGACCATGTACAATGGTCATACAGGCCGGAGGTTGACTTCGATGATTTTCCTGGGTCCGACGTACTATCAGAGACTGAAGCACATGGTGGATGATAAGATCCATTCACGTGGGCGTGGTCCCGTGCAGATTCTCACAAGGCAGCCTGCTGAAGGTCGGTCTCGAGATGGAGGTCTCCGATTTGGTGAGATGGAGCGAGATTGTATGATTGCTCATGGGGCTGCACATTTTCTCAAGGAGCGGTTGGTTGACCAGAGTGATGCCTATAGAGTTCATGTTTGTGAGCGTTGTGGGCTGATTGCCATTGCCAACCTAAAAAAGAACTCGTTTGAGTGTAGAGGTTGCAAGAACAAGACTGACATTGTTCAG GTTCGCATACCTTATGCATGTAAGTTGCTTTTTCAAGAGCTCATGTCGATGGCCATTGCCCCGAGGATGCTTACAAGTGAACTGAAGGCAATCAAAGACGGGAAGAAAGTGGTTTTGAACAGATGA